A genomic window from Lotus japonicus ecotype B-129 chromosome 1, LjGifu_v1.2 includes:
- the LOC130731152 gene encoding cytochrome P450 94A1-like: MTEILAYLLLLILFFIFPLLFFFFFFKSSSPSSPTNTNTITLPKAYPLIGSYLAIKANAHCRIQYFSDLVQISPAATFTFHRPLGRPTIFTGNPATVQHILKTHFSKYQKGSTLVTTLSDFLGSGIFNTDGENWKFQRQVASHEFNTKSLRNFVEHVVDAELSNRLVPILAGAAENKTTLDFQDILQRFAFDNICKIAFGFDPELLTPSAERSEFARAYEEAREISSRRFRGPLPLIWKIKRKLNIGSEKKLREAVSVVREFAKRIVREKKRDLGKKEAVESVDMLSRFLKSGHSDEDFVTDIVISFILAGKDTTSAALTWFFWLLWKNPRVEEEVVREIREKSSEEGKVFEEVKEMVYTHAALCESMRLYPPVPMDTKEATEDDVLPDGTVVKKGTLVTYHVYAMGRLPSLWGDDWAEFRPERWLEREDMKTNPSPQTSFQKWRFVARDSFSYPVFQAGPRVCLGKEMAFLQMKRLVAGILSRFTVVPLPHLAEDPNFIAFLTSQMEGGFPVTIHHRIPSP; the protein is encoded by the coding sequence ATGACTGAGATACTCGCATACCTGTTACTGTTgattctcttcttcatctttccacttctcttcttcttcttcttcttcaaatcttcttctccttcttcacctACCAATACCAACACCATCACTCTCCCCAAAGCATACCCACTCATCGGTTCCTACCTCGCCATCAAAGCCAACGCCCACTGCCGCATACAGTATTTCTCCGACCTTGTCCAAATCTCCCCCGCCGCCACCTTCACCTTCCACCGCCCACTAGGCCGCCCCACAATCTTCACCGGCAACCCCGCCACCGTACAACACATCCTCAAGACCCATTTCTCCAAATACCAGAAGGGCAGCACCTTAGTAACCACCCTCTCCGACTTCCTCGGCTCCGGAATCTTCAACACCGACGGCGAAAATTGGAAGTTTCAACGACAAGTCGCCAGCCATGAATTCAACACCAAGTCTCTGCGGAATTTCGTCGAACACGTGGTGGACGCAGAACTCTCCAACCGCCTCGTCCCAATTCTCGCCGGTGCGGCGGAAAACAAAACCACCCTCGATTTCCAGGACATTCTCCAACGGTTCGCATTTGACAACATCTGCAAAATCGCGTTCGGATTCGACCCGGAGCTTCTCACGCCGTCGGCGGAACGGAGCGAGTTCGCCAGAGCTTACGAAGAAGCAAGAGAAATCAGCTCCAGACGATTCCGCGGCCCGTTACCGTTGATTTGGAAGATCAAGAGGAAGCTCAACATCGGATCGGAGAAGAAGCTTCGAGAAGCGGTTAGCGTGGTTCGTGAATTCGCGAAGAGGATTgtgagagagaagaagcgaGATCTGGGAAAGAAGGAGGCGGTGGAATCGGTGGATATGTTATCGCGGTTTCTGAAATCGGGTCACTCCGATGAAGATTTCGTGACGGATATTGTGATTAGCTTCATTCTGGCGGGGAAGGATACTACGTCGGCGGCGCTGACGTGGTTTTTCTGGCTGCTGTGGAAGAATccgagggtggaggaggaggtggtgagGGAGATAAGGGAGAAGAGTTCGGAGGAGGGGAAGGTGTTTGAGGAAGTGAAGGAGATGGTGTACACGCACGCGGCGTTGTGTGAGAGCATGAGGTTGTACCCGCCGGTGCCGATGGACACGAAGGAGGCTACGGAGGACGACGTTTTACCGGACGGCACGGTGGTGAAGAAGGGGACGCTGGTGACTTACCACGTGTATGCGATGGGGAGGTTGCCAAGCTTGTGGGGGGATGATTGGGCCGAGTTTCGACCCGAGAGGTGGTTGGAGAGAGAGGATATGAAAACGAATCCGTCACCACAAACCTCATTTCAAAAGTGGAGGTTTGTGGCCAGGGATTCGTTTTCCTATCCGGTGTTTCAGGCGGGGCCTAGGGTTTGTTTAGGGAAGGAAATGGCGTTTTTGCAAATGAAGAGGTTGGTGGCTGGGATTCTCAGCCGCTTCACGGTGGTGCCGCTGCCGCACCTGGCGGAGGACCCTAATTTTATTGCCTTTTTGACTTCTCAAATGGAAGGCGGTTTCCCCGTCACCATCCACCACAGGATTCCTTCTCCTTGa
- the LOC130731155 gene encoding uncharacterized protein LOC130731155 has product MEAQMAEVGTEYVLKNILTTRKIGPPILPKGEFGTGFNPDTPATLPSWLTQEDLAYYVTKFKKTGFTGGLNYYRNLNLNWELTAPWSGVQVKVPVKFITGELDMVYTSLGVKEYIHSGGFKKDVPNLEEVVVQKGVGHFNNQEAADEISSHIYDFIRKF; this is encoded by the exons ATGGAGGCTCAAATGGCTGAAGTTGGCACTGAGTATGTACTAAAAAACATCCTTACAACTCGAAAAATTGGTCCTCCAATCCTTCCCAAGGGAGAGTTTGGAACTGGATTCAATCCTGATACACCTGCTACCTTGCCCTCTTGGCTCACACAAGAGGATCTTGCTTATTATGTCACCAAGTTTAAGAAAACGGGCTTCACTGGAGGGTTGAACTATTATAGAAACTTGAACTT AAATTGGGAGCTGACAGCACCATGGAGTGGAGTGCAAGTCAAGGTGCCAGTGAAGTTCATCACAGGTGAGTTAGACATGGTATACACATCACTGGGTGTTAAGGAGTATATCCATAGTGGGGGTTTCAAGAAAGATGTGCCAAATTTGGAGGAAGTTGTTGTGCAAAAAGGGGTCGGTCACTTCAATAATCAAGAAGCAGCAGATGAAATTAGTAGCCACATATACGACTTCATCCGAAAGTTCTGA
- the LOC130726724 gene encoding LOW QUALITY PROTEIN: uncharacterized protein LOC130726724 (The sequence of the model RefSeq protein was modified relative to this genomic sequence to represent the inferred CDS: inserted 1 base in 1 codon) — protein sequence MAPAMTVEEAQNGARVHAQDLLQVRELLGAESWKSTQKALRYLGLKMRSLIARLFEVDVFCKLCCWGFHTACGDCLYWRGCCWKDYVIRTEESKRNMHSFCQWYVHSYQSYLWNHAASTRVQKYGWGTNEDLIXSILGHRNTAQRKPIRETYAETYGEDLLKALDKELASDFERLVHVWALDSAKRDAFLANEATERWTSSNQVLVEIAYTRSSEQLFATRKAYHALHKKSLEEDVAHHTIEDFRKWIN from the exons ATGGCCCCTGCTATGACAGTTGAAGAGGCACAGAATGGAGCCCGGGTTCATGCACAAGATTTGTTACAAGTTAGGGAGCTGTTAGGGGCAGAGTCATGGAAATCAACACAAAAGGCATTGAGATATTTG GGGTTGAAGATGAGGTCCCTGATTGCAAGACTCTTTGAAGTTGACGTTTTTTGCAAGCTCTGCTGCTGGGGATTTCACACCGCATGTGGTGACTGTTTATACTGGAGAG GATGTTGCTGGAAAGATTATGTTATTCGCACAGAAGAGTCCAAGAGGAATATGCACTCTTTCTGCCAATG GTATGTACATAGCTACCAAAGCTATTTGTGGAACCATGCAGCAAGTACAAGGGTGCAAAAGTATG GATGGGGAACTAATGAGGATCTGA TATCGATCTTGGGTCATCGGAATACTGCTCAAAGGAAGCCTATCAGGGAAACTTATGCTGAAACTTATGGAGAAGATCTTCTCAAGGCCTTGGACAAAGAGTTGGCCAGTGACTTTGAG AGGCTGGTTCACGTTTGGGCCCTTGATTCCGCTAAACGTGATGCATTTTTGGCAAACGAAGCAACTGAGAGATGGACTTCAAGCAATCAGGTGCTGGTGGAAATAGCATACACTAGGTCCTCTGAACAATTGTTTGCTACGAGAAAGGCTTATCATGCTCTTCATAAGAAGTCTCTTGAGGAGGATGTTGCTCATCATACAATAGAGGACTTCCGTAAG TGGATCAACTGA
- the LOC130731156 gene encoding serine/threonine-protein phosphatase PP1, whose amino-acid sequence MMMMTMEGMMDKGVLDDVIRRLLEGKGGKQVQLSESEIRQLCVNARQIFLSQPNLLELRAPIRICGDIHGQYQDLLRLFEYGGYPPSANYLFLGDYVDRGKQSLETICLLLAYKIRYPDKIYLLRGNHEDAKINRIYGFYDECKRRFNVRLWKIFTDCFNCLPVAALIDEKIICMHGGLSPELQNLDQIREVTRPTEIPDNGLLCDLLWSDPDNSIEGWADSDRGVSMTFGPDVVADFLEKNDLDLVCRGHQVVEDGYEFFAKRRLVTIFSAPNYGGEFDNAGALLSVDESLVCSFEILKPLDRGSGSGSKMTLKKPPKLGKV is encoded by the exons atgatgatgatgacaatggAGGGAATGATGGATAAGGGGGTTCTGGATGATGTGATAAGGAGGTTGCTGGAAGGGAAAGGAGGAAAACAGGTGCAGCTCTCTGAGTCGGAGATCCGTCAACTCTGCGTCAACGCGAGACAAATCTTCCTCTCTCAGCCCAATCTCCTTGAGCTCCGTGCTCCCATTCGAATCTGCG GTGATATACATGGTCAGTACCAAGACTTGCTGAGGCTTTTTGAATATGGTGGCTACCCTCCTTCTGCAAACTACTTGTTTCTGGGGGATTATGTGGACAGAGGGAAGCAAAGTTTAGAGACTATATGTTTGCTTTTGGCCTACAAAATAAGATATCCGGACAAAATTTATCTCTTGAGAGGAAACCATGAGGATGCGAAGATAAACCGGATATATGGCTTCTATGATGAATGCAAAAGGAGGTTCAATGTTAGGCTATGGAAGATATTTACAGACTGCTTTAACTGTTTGCCGGTGGCTGCGCTCATTGACGAAAAGATAATTTGTATGCATGGAGGACTCTCTCCAGAGTTGCAAAATTTAGATCAGATAAGGGAGGTCACAAGGCCCACCGAAATTCCGGATAATGGTCTCCTTTGTGATCTTCTTTGGTCTGATCCTGATAATAGCATTGAGGGCTGGGCAGACAGTGACCGGGGCGTTTCAATGACTTTTGGACCTGATGTTGTCGCGGATTTTCTGGAAAAGAATGATCTTGATCTTGTTTGCAGAGGTCATCAG gTTGTGGAGGATGGTTATGAGTTTTTTGCGAAACGAAGATTAGTCACGATATTTTCTGCTCCAAATTATGGTGGGGAATTTGACAATGCTGGTGCATTGTTGAGCGTGGATGAATCCCTTGTATGTTCCTTCGAGATATTGAAACCCCTTGACAGAGGATCAGGAAGTGGTTCAAAAATGACTCTTAAGAAG CCCCCTAAACTTGGAAAGGTCTAG
- the LOC130726731 gene encoding uncharacterized protein LOC130726731 gives MEGIEHRTVEVNGIKMHIAEKGQGPVVLFLHGFPELWYSWRHQILTLSSRGYHAVAPDLRGYGDTDSPISITTYTCFHIVGDIVALIDHLGAKQVFLVAHDWGSIIGWYLCMFRPERVKAYAPSSE, from the coding sequence ATGGAGGGAATAGAGCACAGGACAGTGGAAGTGAACGGCATCAAAATGCACATTGCAGAGAAAGGACAAGGCCCTGTGGTGCTATTCCTCCACGGCTTCCCTGAGCTCTGGTACTCTTGGCGCCACCAGATCTTGACTCTCAGCTCCCGCGGATACCACGCAGTGGCTCCCGATCTCAGAGGCTACGGTGACACCGATTCCCCTATTTCAATAACAACCTATACATGTTTTCACATAGTGGGTGACATCGTTGCACTCATAGACCATTTGGGTGCCAAACAAGTCTTCCTTGTAGCTCATGATTGGGGATCCATCATCGGTTGGTACCTCTGCATGTTTCGCCCTGAAAGAGTGAAAGCCTATGCCCCTTCATCCGAATAA
- the LOC130731154 gene encoding 60S ribosomal protein L18-3, with translation MGIDLKAGGKSKKTKRIAPKSNDIYLKLLVKLYRFLVRRTGSNFNAVILKRLFMSKVNKPPISLSRLIKYAKGKEDKVVVIVGTVTDDIRVYEVPALKVTALRFTETARARIEKAGGECLTFDQLALRAPLGQNTVLLRGPKNAREAVKHFGPAPGVPHSHTKPYVRSKGRKFEMARGKRNSKGFRV, from the exons ATG GGGATCGATCTCAAGGCTGGGGGTAAGAGCAAGAAGACAAAACGAATAGCACCAAAATCCAATGATATCTACCTCAAGCTTCTTGTCAAG CTATATCGCTTCCTTGTGCGAAGGACTGGCAGCAATTTCAATGCTGTGATACTCAAGCGATTGTTTATGAGTAAAGTTAACAAGCCTCCAATTTCTTTGTCAAGATTGATTAAGTATGCCAAAGGGAAG GAGGATAAAGTTGTTGTTATAGTGGGGACTGTAACCGATGATATTAGAGTTTATGAAGTTCCAGCCCTAAAAGTTACAGCACTTAGGTTCACAGAGACAGCAAGAGCAAGAATTGAAAAGGCAGGTGGTGAATGCTTGACATTCGATCAGCTTGCACTCAGGGCTCCTTTGGGTCAGAACACG GTCCTTCTTAGAGGGCCAAAGAATGCTCGGGAAGCTGTGAAGCACTTTGGTCCTGCTCCTGGTGTGCCACACAGCCATACCAAGCCTTATGTAAGATCTAAGGGGAGGAAATTTGAGATGGCTAGAGGAAAGAGAAACAGCAAAGGATTTAGGGTTTAA